A window from Tenacibaculum singaporense encodes these proteins:
- a CDS encoding S8 family serine peptidase, giving the protein MRVLKPVFYSAIAVATLASCKTVSKIPVPAGSNTVVNIPAKKAELTDYEQENWQHLDLATDTIPGMSVNKAYEFLKGKKNVEVVVGVVDSGTDLKHEDLVDVAWVNTKEIPGDGIDNDKNGYVDDINGWNFLGDSYKEHLEYERILMKPEVASAELLAEVKNFHAKKVEEARVRKLNMENRLANVKKAQEQIKKHLDKDAYSAEEIMSINTKDKNVKDAISIAKMYFGYGFSSLKETSDYLSSDIKKSIATINEDNLKTDYRTVVGDNAYDINDKPGYGNGNIGHSEKDEAHGSHVSGIIGATRNNDKGMNGVANVKIMAVRSVSEGDEYDKDVALGIRYAVDNGAKVINTSFGKAFSPNKEWVYDAIKYAASKDVLIVNAAGNDGKNIDVEKTFPNDAPDLMNEVADNFLTIGAMSANYDKTLPANFSNYGKKNVDVFAPGVQVYSTTPDNEYKKFNGTSMASPAAAGVAALVRSYYPELTASQVKHILMNSGTKIDLEVVKPGTGARYGTAPVKVPFSELSVSGRVVNAYNAVRMADRMVNGRK; this is encoded by the coding sequence ATGAGAGTTTTAAAGCCCGTATTTTACTCGGCAATTGCAGTGGCTACCTTGGCTAGTTGTAAAACAGTAAGCAAAATCCCTGTGCCAGCAGGAAGTAATACCGTAGTGAACATTCCAGCGAAAAAAGCTGAATTAACAGACTATGAGCAAGAAAACTGGCAACATTTAGACTTGGCTACAGATACAATTCCTGGAATGAGTGTAAATAAAGCCTATGAGTTTTTAAAAGGGAAAAAGAATGTAGAAGTTGTAGTTGGTGTCGTTGATTCTGGAACTGATTTAAAACATGAGGATTTAGTTGATGTAGCTTGGGTAAATACCAAGGAAATACCTGGAGATGGAATAGATAATGATAAAAATGGATATGTTGATGATATTAATGGATGGAACTTTTTAGGAGATTCTTACAAAGAGCACTTAGAATACGAGCGTATTCTAATGAAACCAGAAGTTGCAAGTGCAGAACTATTAGCTGAGGTGAAGAATTTTCATGCGAAAAAAGTTGAAGAAGCAAGAGTGAGAAAATTAAATATGGAAAACCGTTTAGCAAATGTTAAAAAAGCACAAGAACAAATAAAAAAGCACCTTGATAAGGATGCATACTCAGCTGAGGAGATAATGAGTATAAATACTAAAGATAAAAACGTAAAAGATGCAATTAGTATAGCTAAAATGTACTTTGGCTATGGTTTTTCTTCATTAAAAGAAACCAGTGATTATTTGTCTAGTGATATTAAAAAATCTATAGCTACGATAAATGAAGATAACTTAAAAACAGATTACCGTACTGTTGTTGGTGATAATGCGTATGATATTAACGATAAACCAGGATATGGAAATGGTAATATAGGTCATTCTGAAAAAGATGAAGCGCATGGTTCTCACGTTTCAGGTATCATTGGAGCAACAAGAAACAACGATAAAGGAATGAACGGGGTTGCCAATGTAAAAATCATGGCTGTACGTTCAGTTTCTGAAGGAGATGAGTACGATAAGGATGTAGCCTTGGGTATTCGTTATGCAGTTGATAATGGAGCGAAAGTAATTAATACAAGTTTTGGAAAGGCTTTTTCACCAAACAAAGAGTGGGTTTACGATGCAATTAAATATGCAGCATCTAAAGATGTATTAATCGTAAATGCAGCAGGAAATGACGGTAAAAATATTGATGTTGAGAAGACTTTCCCTAACGATGCACCAGATTTAATGAATGAAGTTGCAGATAACTTTTTAACTATTGGAGCAATGAGTGCTAATTATGATAAAACATTACCAGCAAACTTCTCTAATTACGGTAAAAAGAACGTAGACGTATTTGCTCCTGGAGTACAAGTATATTCAACTACTCCAGATAATGAATACAAGAAGTTTAATGGAACTTCAATGGCTTCTCCAGCAGCAGCAGGAGTTGCAGCATTAGTACGTTCTTACTACCCTGAGTTAACGGCAAGTCAGGTAAAGCACATTTTAATGAACTCTGGAACTAAAATAGATTTAGAGGTTGTTAAACCAGGAACAGGAGCTAGATATGGTACTGCGCCTGTAAAAGTTCCTTTCTCAGAATTATCAGTATCAGGGCGTGTTGTAAATGCATACAATGCAGTAAGAATGGCTGATAGAATGGTAAACGGAAGAAAATAA
- a CDS encoding ATP-grasp domain-containing protein, which translates to MTIFILSVSDQIYSTQRIYKEARRRGHKVEIINHLKCSIKLGDGKPAILYQGKNIIDIPDVIIPRIGVSAMKHGATVVKEFEINGVYSTASYLGIVNAQNKARTLQIMSRNGLPIPQTVFSVDAENISEQIDLLGGSPVIIKLQEGTHGSGVILAESKKSAMSIIETMHGTNTSILLQEFIKESNSEDIRAFVVNGKIVSSMKRKGLEGDFRSNIHKGGSGHKVTLTAEEEKIAIKAAQYLELPIAGVDMIRSKRGPLLIEVNSTPGLQGIEAYTKDNIAKAIVKFLEEKCSNKILKTES; encoded by the coding sequence ATGACTATTTTTATTCTTTCTGTTAGTGACCAAATTTATTCAACACAAAGAATATACAAAGAAGCTCGTCGTCGTGGACATAAAGTTGAAATTATAAACCATTTAAAATGCTCTATAAAACTTGGCGATGGTAAACCTGCTATTCTATATCAAGGTAAAAATATTATTGATATTCCTGATGTTATTATTCCTAGAATAGGTGTTTCTGCTATGAAACACGGAGCAACAGTTGTAAAAGAATTTGAAATAAATGGGGTTTACAGTACCGCTAGTTATTTAGGTATTGTTAATGCGCAAAACAAAGCTCGTACTTTGCAAATAATGAGTAGAAATGGACTTCCTATTCCTCAGACTGTTTTTTCTGTTGACGCTGAAAACATTAGTGAGCAAATAGATTTATTAGGTGGCTCTCCTGTCATTATTAAACTACAAGAAGGAACACATGGCTCTGGAGTAATTTTAGCTGAAAGCAAAAAATCAGCTATGTCTATTATTGAAACCATGCACGGAACAAATACCAGTATTTTATTACAAGAGTTTATAAAAGAAAGTAATAGTGAAGATATTCGTGCTTTTGTTGTAAATGGTAAAATAGTCTCTTCTATGAAACGTAAAGGACTAGAGGGTGATTTTCGTTCTAATATTCATAAAGGAGGCAGCGGACATAAGGTCACTTTAACTGCTGAAGAAGAAAAAATAGCTATTAAAGCAGCTCAATATTTAGAACTACCTATTGCTGGTGTTGATATGATACGATCAAAAAGAGGACCTTTATTAATTGAAGTTAACTCAACTCCTGGCTTACAAGGAATTGAAGCATATACCAAAGATAATATTGCCAAAGCCATTGTTAAATTTTTAGAAGAAAAATGTTCGAACAAAATTTTAAAAACGGAATCATAG
- a CDS encoding DEAD/DEAH box helicase: MTFTSLGLSKALVKAVTEKGYETPSPIQEKAIPVILEGKDVLASAQTGTGKTAGFILPILQNISEKKNPKYRPIKALVLTPTRELAAQVYDNVREYSTHLNIKSTAIFGGVKPSSQIATLKNGIDVLVATPGRLIDLHEQNQLSLKRVDVLVLDEADRMLDMGFLRDIKKIISFLPQKRQNLLFSATFSKEIKKLAQGILHNPVLVEAAPENTTAEKVNQKLYKVPKSKKTELVGQLISKGNWSQVLIFTRTKHGANRLTEKLIKRGISAAAIHGNKSQGARTKALKGFKDNSIRVLVATDIAARGLDIPLLPHVINFELPNVPEDYVHRIGRTGRAGASGEAISLVAQEEETYLKSIEKLLGQKITISELEGFDLSTIKNEVTTERPKQQSRNKPAKKSFKTSSDPKKKTKKTSTENSKKHTPRKRNNRKRRNSNKPS; encoded by the coding sequence ATGACATTTACATCGTTAGGTTTATCAAAAGCTTTAGTAAAAGCGGTAACCGAAAAAGGGTACGAAACACCCTCTCCTATTCAAGAAAAAGCAATTCCAGTTATTTTAGAAGGCAAAGACGTATTAGCTTCTGCACAAACCGGAACAGGAAAAACTGCAGGATTTATCTTGCCTATTTTACAAAATATATCAGAAAAAAAGAATCCAAAATATCGTCCGATCAAAGCATTGGTACTAACACCTACAAGGGAATTAGCTGCTCAAGTATATGATAATGTGCGCGAATACAGTACACATTTAAATATTAAATCTACCGCTATTTTTGGTGGCGTAAAACCAAGCTCTCAAATAGCAACACTTAAAAACGGAATTGATGTTTTGGTAGCTACTCCTGGTAGATTAATAGATTTACACGAGCAAAATCAACTTTCTTTAAAACGTGTTGACGTTTTAGTTTTAGATGAAGCCGACAGAATGCTTGACATGGGTTTTTTACGAGATATAAAAAAAATAATCTCTTTTTTACCTCAAAAACGTCAAAACTTATTGTTTTCGGCAACTTTTTCAAAAGAAATAAAAAAATTAGCACAAGGTATTTTACACAACCCTGTATTGGTTGAAGCTGCCCCAGAAAATACAACGGCCGAAAAAGTAAACCAGAAACTATATAAGGTTCCTAAAAGTAAAAAAACCGAACTAGTTGGTCAGTTGATTTCAAAAGGTAACTGGAGTCAGGTATTAATTTTTACTCGAACCAAACACGGTGCTAACAGGTTGACTGAAAAACTAATTAAACGAGGAATTTCTGCCGCAGCTATACACGGAAACAAAAGTCAAGGAGCAAGAACCAAAGCTTTAAAAGGTTTTAAAGACAATTCTATTCGAGTATTGGTAGCTACTGATATTGCTGCACGTGGATTAGATATTCCATTGCTTCCACACGTTATTAATTTTGAACTTCCTAACGTTCCTGAAGATTATGTGCATCGAATTGGTAGAACAGGAAGAGCAGGCGCTAGTGGAGAAGCTATTTCATTAGTAGCCCAAGAAGAAGAAACTTACTTAAAAAGTATTGAGAAGTTATTAGGGCAAAAAATTACTATTTCTGAATTAGAAGGTTTTGATTTATCTACTATAAAAAATGAAGTAACTACTGAACGACCAAAGCAGCAATCTAGAAATAAACCAGCTAAAAAATCGTTTAAGACATCTTCTGATCCAAAGAAAAAAACAAAAAAAACCTCAACAGAAAATTCAAAAAAACATACTCCTAGAAAACGAAATAACCGTAAAAGAAGGAATAGCAACAAACCATCTTAA
- a CDS encoding DUF1508 domain-containing protein, producing the protein MENGITSVKMNAPNATVEDNS; encoded by the coding sequence ATGGAAAATGGTATAACTTCAGTAAAAATGAATGCACCAAATGCTACTGTAGAAGATAATTCTTAG
- a CDS encoding VPS10 domain-containing protein has translation MRVLAKVFIALFPFTIVAQQPTSSEKIKQALQQKEVLITNSTVKNIPFKSIGPTVMSGRVVDIDVNPANTTEFYVGYASGGVWHTNNNGTTFTPILDNSPTQNVGDIAVDWKNGTIWVGTGENNSSRSSYAGIGILKSTDKGKTWTNVGLPDSHHIGRILINPKNPEEVIVGSIGHLYSSNKERGIFKTSDGGKTWIKTLFIDENTGVIDIQPVPNNFNILYAAAWERERKAWNFDGDGKNSAIYKSTDAGNTWTKISDNNGFPNGDGVGRIGLAVYNENTVYAFHDSQFRRKKEAKKDEDSNALTKEDFKTMSVAEFLDLKDKKLNTYLKMNGFQEKYRAENVKQMVRSGSVKPIDLAKYLEDANALLFDTPVVGAEVFKTSNGGKTWKKTHEGYLDDLYYSYGYYFGEVRVDPQDENGIYVLGVPILKSKDGGKTFTSISKENVHADHQALWVNPKKQGHLIDGNDGGLNISYDDGESWTKLNQPAVGQFYTVYADNQKNYKVYGGLQDNGVWVANHNAKIDKRWQQTGKNPYESLMGGDGMQVAVDDRNPNIVYTGYQFGNYYRIDRANGKQKYIQPKHKLGESPFRFNWQTPIHLSKHNQDILYLGGNKLHRSLNQGDDWETTSDDLTQGGKKGNVAYGTLTTISESPFQFGLIYVGSDDGLVHVTKNGGGSWEKISNSFPQNLWVSRVIASKHKKERVYVTLNGYRFDDFTPYVYMSDDYGKTWKNISNNIPTSAVNVIKEDPKKENILYLGTDNGLYVSFDKGATWEAFSNGLPNVAVHDLVIQPKAKHLVVGTHGRSLYKANIASLQEFNNKEAIFSIKDIKKRKSWGSSWSKWLEPNTPKITIPFYVNTNKEVELEVYSDKVLVNTIKTNVTKGFNEVVYDVSFSEKGRKNYLKKHKDTEIKKAKNDKYYLPKGKYKVTMGELNQTFEIK, from the coding sequence ATGAGAGTCTTAGCCAAAGTTTTTATTGCTTTATTTCCGTTTACAATAGTTGCACAGCAACCTACATCTTCAGAGAAAATAAAACAAGCTTTACAACAAAAGGAAGTATTAATTACAAATTCTACAGTAAAAAATATACCGTTTAAAAGTATTGGACCTACAGTAATGAGTGGGCGTGTGGTGGATATTGATGTGAATCCAGCAAATACTACAGAGTTTTATGTAGGATATGCTTCTGGAGGAGTATGGCATACTAACAACAACGGAACGACTTTTACTCCAATTTTAGATAATTCTCCTACACAAAATGTAGGTGATATTGCTGTAGATTGGAAAAATGGAACAATTTGGGTAGGAACAGGAGAAAATAATTCTTCTCGTTCATCGTATGCAGGAATCGGAATTTTAAAATCTACTGATAAAGGTAAAACTTGGACAAACGTAGGGTTACCTGATTCACATCATATTGGGCGAATTTTAATCAATCCGAAAAATCCAGAAGAGGTAATCGTTGGCTCAATAGGACATTTATATTCTTCAAACAAAGAAAGAGGAATTTTTAAAACTTCTGATGGAGGAAAAACATGGATAAAAACCTTGTTTATTGATGAAAATACTGGAGTTATTGACATTCAACCGGTACCAAACAACTTCAATATTTTATATGCTGCTGCTTGGGAGCGTGAACGAAAAGCATGGAATTTTGATGGAGACGGAAAAAATTCTGCAATTTATAAATCGACAGATGCAGGAAATACGTGGACTAAAATTTCGGATAACAATGGTTTTCCAAATGGAGATGGAGTAGGTAGAATAGGGCTAGCTGTATATAATGAAAACACGGTATATGCTTTTCACGATAGTCAATTCCGAAGAAAAAAAGAGGCGAAAAAAGATGAAGATTCTAATGCTTTGACGAAAGAAGATTTTAAAACAATGTCGGTTGCTGAGTTTTTGGATTTAAAAGATAAAAAACTGAATACCTACTTAAAAATGAATGGTTTTCAAGAAAAGTACCGTGCTGAAAATGTAAAACAAATGGTACGATCAGGTTCCGTAAAACCAATTGATTTGGCAAAGTATTTAGAAGATGCAAATGCACTCTTGTTTGATACACCAGTAGTAGGTGCCGAGGTTTTTAAAACTAGCAATGGTGGGAAAACATGGAAAAAGACACACGAAGGATATTTAGATGACTTGTATTATTCATACGGCTATTATTTCGGAGAGGTTCGCGTAGATCCGCAAGACGAAAATGGGATTTATGTTTTAGGAGTTCCTATTTTAAAATCAAAAGACGGCGGAAAAACGTTTACATCTATCAGTAAAGAAAATGTACATGCCGACCATCAGGCGTTGTGGGTAAATCCAAAAAAACAAGGACATTTAATTGATGGAAATGATGGCGGATTGAATATTTCATATGATGATGGTGAAAGTTGGACGAAATTAAACCAACCAGCGGTAGGTCAGTTTTATACCGTATATGCTGACAATCAAAAAAATTATAAGGTGTATGGAGGATTACAAGACAATGGTGTTTGGGTAGCAAATCATAATGCAAAAATTGATAAAAGATGGCAGCAAACAGGAAAGAACCCTTATGAAAGCTTAATGGGTGGTGATGGTATGCAGGTAGCAGTTGATGATAGAAATCCGAACATTGTATATACAGGATATCAATTTGGAAATTACTATCGAATTGATAGAGCTAATGGAAAGCAAAAGTATATTCAGCCAAAGCACAAGTTAGGTGAGAGTCCTTTTCGATTTAATTGGCAAACACCTATTCACCTATCAAAACACAATCAAGATATTTTGTATTTAGGAGGAAATAAATTGCATCGTTCTTTGAACCAGGGAGATGATTGGGAAACTACTTCTGATGATTTAACTCAAGGAGGAAAAAAAGGAAATGTTGCTTACGGAACCTTAACTACGATTTCAGAAAGTCCATTCCAATTCGGGTTGATTTATGTGGGTTCTGACGATGGGCTAGTACATGTTACTAAAAATGGAGGAGGAAGCTGGGAGAAGATTTCCAATTCTTTTCCACAAAATTTATGGGTAAGTCGTGTAATAGCTTCAAAACATAAAAAAGAACGTGTGTATGTTACGTTAAACGGATACCGTTTTGATGATTTTACTCCTTATGTATACATGTCTGATGATTATGGAAAAACATGGAAAAACATCAGTAATAATATTCCAACTTCTGCGGTAAATGTGATTAAGGAAGATCCTAAAAAAGAGAATATACTATACCTAGGAACCGATAACGGATTGTATGTGTCTTTTGATAAAGGAGCAACATGGGAAGCTTTTAGCAACGGATTGCCAAATGTAGCAGTACATGATTTGGTAATTCAACCGAAAGCAAAACATTTAGTAGTGGGTACACATGGACGTAGTTTATACAAAGCCAATATTGCTTCGTTGCAAGAATTTAATAATAAAGAAGCTATTTTTAGTATTAAGGACATTAAGAAAAGAAAATCTTGGGGTAGTTCTTGGAGTAAATGGTTGGAACCAAATACACCAAAAATTACAATTCCATTTTATGTAAATACCAATAAAGAAGTTGAGTTAGAAGTATATTCAGATAAAGTTTTGGTAAACACTATAAAAACTAATGTAACAAAAGGATTTAATGAAGTAGTGTATGATGTTTCTTTTTCTGAAAAAGGAAGAAAAAATTACTTAAAGAAACACAAAGATACTGAGATAAAAAAAGCAAAGAATGATAAATACTATTTACCAAAAGGAAAGTATAAAGTAACGATGGGTGAGTTGAATCAAACATTTGAAATAAAGTAG
- the folB gene encoding dihydroneopterin aldolase encodes MGIIRVNDIRVFTNHGCLDEEARIGSEYRVDIEVKADLQKSSQTDDLVDTVDYVHLNQIVKEEMAIRSKLLEHVAQRILSRIFKEIQLVDEAEVSVAKINPPIGGNVAEVAIVLSDVRKK; translated from the coding sequence ATGGGAATTATACGTGTAAACGACATTCGTGTTTTTACAAATCACGGATGCTTAGATGAGGAAGCAAGAATCGGTTCGGAATACCGAGTAGATATCGAAGTAAAAGCCGATTTACAAAAATCATCACAAACCGATGATTTGGTTGATACGGTAGATTATGTGCATTTGAATCAAATTGTAAAAGAAGAAATGGCGATTCGTTCTAAATTATTAGAGCATGTTGCTCAACGAATTTTAAGTAGAATTTTTAAAGAAATACAACTTGTTGATGAAGCAGAAGTTAGCGTAGCTAAAATTAATCCACCCATTGGAGGAAATGTTGCTGAGGTAGCAATTGTTTTATCAGATGTGCGTAAAAAGTAA
- a CDS encoding Crp/Fnr family transcriptional regulator: protein MEASKKAITQRIQNIVNDESLNTLIPEIINCFNELSLSRNEFLVKKGEPCRYFCFVESGILQYAVTVSGQEKTTYLALRNGFASSLKSFLQQTPSPKDIKALSTCKLWVLKINDFKHLMKNNKAFHQFYYNFIENQIFLIDDYRIDLLTLTPEERYKKLLVNEPKLLQEVPLHYLASFLGISTRHMSRIRKNIN, encoded by the coding sequence ATGGAAGCTTCAAAAAAAGCTATTACACAACGCATACAGAACATCGTAAATGATGAAAGTTTAAACACGTTAATTCCTGAAATCATTAACTGTTTTAACGAATTATCCTTATCTAGAAATGAATTTTTAGTTAAAAAAGGAGAACCTTGTCGTTATTTTTGTTTTGTAGAAAGTGGCATTTTACAATATGCTGTTACCGTTTCTGGACAAGAAAAAACCACCTATTTAGCCTTAAGAAATGGTTTTGCCTCTTCTTTAAAGAGTTTTTTACAACAAACTCCCTCCCCAAAAGACATAAAAGCATTAAGTACCTGTAAACTTTGGGTGTTAAAAATTAATGACTTTAAACACCTAATGAAAAACAACAAAGCTTTTCATCAATTTTATTATAACTTTATAGAAAATCAAATTTTTTTAATTGACGATTATCGTATTGACCTGCTGACTTTAACTCCTGAAGAACGTTATAAAAAATTACTCGTGAACGAACCCAAATTACTTCAGGAAGTTCCTCTTCATTATTTAGCTTCATTTTTAGGAATTTCTACCCGACATATGAGCAGAATTCGAAAAAACATAAATTAG
- a CDS encoding zinc ribbon domain-containing protein: MSKPLNYTCPKCENKTYEVAEMRATGGTLSKIFDVQNKKFTSVTCKRCSYTEFYKAKTSALSNIFDFFTN, encoded by the coding sequence ATGAGTAAGCCATTAAATTATACCTGTCCGAAATGTGAGAATAAAACCTATGAAGTAGCTGAAATGAGAGCAACGGGAGGAACGTTATCTAAAATTTTTGATGTTCAAAATAAAAAGTTTACGAGTGTAACCTGTAAAAGATGTAGTTATACAGAGTTTTATAAGGCTAAAACAAGTGCTTTAAGTAATATATTCGATTTCTTTACGAATTAA
- a CDS encoding MBL fold metallo-hydrolase encodes MRIYPIETGNFKLDGGAMFGVVPKTIWQKTNPADENNMISMGMRCMLIEDGDRLTLIDTGIGNKQSDKFFGYYYLYGDFSLDTSLAKHGFHRDDITDVFLTHLHFDHCGGAIQWNKDRTGYEPAFKNARFWSNQRHWDWAVHPNAREKASFLKENILPIEESGQLNFLHLNAKDYVGFDVLFKDGHTEKQMLPKIEYQGKTLVFMADLLPTAGHIPLPYVMGYDTRPLLTLKEKEAFLNEAADKEFYLFLEHDAYNEVITVKHAEKGVRLKETFKFTDVFN; translated from the coding sequence ATGCGAATTTATCCGATAGAAACAGGAAACTTTAAATTAGACGGAGGCGCTATGTTTGGCGTAGTTCCGAAAACGATTTGGCAGAAGACAAACCCTGCCGATGAAAACAACATGATCTCAATGGGCATGCGTTGTATGTTGATTGAAGATGGTGATCGTTTAACACTAATTGATACAGGTATTGGTAATAAGCAATCCGATAAGTTTTTTGGATATTATTATTTATATGGAGACTTTTCATTAGATACTTCTTTGGCAAAACATGGTTTCCATAGAGATGATATTACAGATGTGTTTTTAACACACCTACATTTCGATCATTGTGGAGGAGCAATTCAATGGAACAAAGATAGAACGGGGTATGAACCAGCTTTTAAAAACGCACGTTTTTGGAGTAACCAACGTCATTGGGATTGGGCAGTACACCCAAATGCGAGAGAAAAAGCATCTTTTTTAAAAGAAAACATCTTACCAATTGAAGAAAGCGGACAACTAAACTTTTTACATCTAAACGCAAAAGATTATGTTGGGTTTGATGTGTTGTTCAAAGATGGACATACCGAAAAACAAATGCTACCGAAAATAGAATATCAAGGAAAAACATTGGTGTTTATGGCAGATTTACTACCAACAGCAGGTCATATTCCTTTGCCTTATGTTATGGGGTACGATACAAGGCCACTACTTACCTTAAAAGAGAAAGAAGCTTTTTTAAACGAAGCAGCAGATAAAGAATTTTACCTGTTTTTAGAACATGATGCTTACAACGAAGTAATAACCGTAAAGCATGCAGAAAAAGGAGTTCGTTTAAAGGAAACATTTAAGTTTACAGATGTTTTTAATTAA
- a CDS encoding DUF4382 domain-containing protein, with protein MKKHVLLLVALATFFTAFVSCSSDDPQTSQVAVRLVDAPGDYDKVNIDVQDVMINVGDEENGWQSLGNVTPQVYNLLELTGGIDALLVDTEIPAGKIGQIRLVLGENNSIVVDGETYPLATPSAQQSGLKLNVHQDLVGGVKYTFILDFMVDKSIVVTGSGDYILKPTIRVTTEAASGAISGMVNPFEYQVAVEAASATDTITTVTNEEGKFMLHGVPAGTYNVTFTPDEASGLAPKTVEGVNAVLGENTDMGTVELE; from the coding sequence ATGAAAAAACATGTTTTATTACTAGTTGCATTGGCAACTTTTTTTACCGCATTTGTTAGCTGTTCTAGTGACGATCCCCAAACGTCTCAAGTAGCAGTTCGCTTAGTAGACGCTCCTGGTGATTACGATAAAGTAAACATCGATGTACAGGACGTAATGATTAACGTTGGAGACGAAGAAAATGGTTGGCAAAGCCTTGGAAATGTTACTCCACAAGTATACAACTTACTTGAGTTAACTGGTGGAATTGACGCTTTATTAGTAGACACTGAAATTCCTGCTGGTAAAATTGGGCAAATTCGTTTAGTTTTAGGTGAAAACAATTCTATTGTAGTAGATGGAGAAACATATCCATTAGCAACCCCTAGCGCACAACAATCAGGATTAAAATTAAACGTACACCAAGATTTAGTAGGTGGTGTAAAATATACGTTTATACTAGACTTTATGGTTGATAAATCTATCGTTGTAACTGGTTCGGGTGACTACATTTTAAAGCCAACTATTAGAGTGACTACTGAAGCTGCTTCTGGAGCTATTTCTGGAATGGTAAATCCTTTTGAGTATCAAGTAGCAGTTGAAGCTGCTTCCGCTACCGATACAATTACAACAGTAACAAACGAAGAAGGTAAATTTATGTTACACGGTGTTCCTGCAGGTACTTACAATGTAACTTTTACTCCTGATGAAGCTTCTGGATTAGCTCCTAAAACTGTTGAAGGAGTTAACGCTGTATTAGGTGAAAATACTGATATGGGAACTGTGGAGTTAGAATAA
- a CDS encoding succinylglutamate desuccinylase/aspartoacylase family protein: protein MFEQNFKNGIIEIRGQKIGLGESKLIKIPIDRLPTGTLIEIPVYIFNGDQLGPTILLQGGLHGDEVNSIELVRRMLIDKSYKIHRGCVIVVPLLNVFGFLNMSRDMHGKDVNRSFPGSKTGSLASRMAYYLMKEITNNVDFAIDFHTGGEQRNNFPQIRFTPEDEKGFQLASIFNAPFMFGSKLIPKSFRNQCYKNNIPVIVYEGGESLRLEEKAIQQGINGTLRVLKHFKMINKSIEIPKNTTSIHINKHKWVRAKVAGLFTSIVHNGEKVKKGQVLGHVMDTYGETNFSVKSPYNGYIIAKNNFPIINMGDALFHLGKP, encoded by the coding sequence ATGTTCGAACAAAATTTTAAAAACGGAATCATAGAAATTCGTGGACAAAAAATTGGTTTAGGTGAATCTAAATTAATTAAAATCCCAATTGATAGATTGCCTACAGGAACTCTAATAGAAATTCCTGTGTATATTTTTAATGGTGATCAATTAGGCCCAACTATTCTACTACAAGGTGGTTTACACGGAGATGAAGTAAACAGTATTGAATTAGTCAGAAGAATGTTAATTGACAAATCGTACAAAATTCACCGAGGTTGTGTTATCGTTGTTCCCTTGTTGAATGTGTTTGGTTTTTTAAATATGTCGAGGGACATGCATGGTAAAGACGTAAACCGTAGTTTCCCTGGTTCAAAAACAGGTTCCTTAGCAAGTAGAATGGCGTATTACTTAATGAAAGAAATTACCAATAATGTAGATTTTGCTATTGATTTCCATACAGGAGGTGAACAACGAAATAACTTTCCGCAAATACGATTCACCCCTGAAGATGAAAAAGGATTTCAGTTAGCCAGCATTTTCAATGCCCCATTTATGTTTGGCTCTAAACTTATCCCTAAATCTTTTAGAAATCAATGTTATAAAAACAATATTCCTGTAATTGTGTACGAAGGAGGAGAATCTTTACGACTAGAAGAAAAAGCTATTCAGCAAGGTATTAATGGAACGCTTCGTGTTTTAAAACATTTTAAAATGATTAATAAAAGTATTGAAATACCTAAAAATACTACTTCAATACACATTAATAAACACAAATGGGTTCGAGCCAAGGTTGCTGGTTTATTTACTTCTATTGTACATAATGGTGAAAAAGTAAAAAAAGGACAAGTTTTGGGACATGTTATGGATACCTATGGGGAAACAAATTTTTCCGTAAAATCTCCTTACAATGGCTATATCATTGCTAAAAACAACTTTCCAATCATTAACATGGGAGATGCTTTATTTCACTTAGGAAAACCATAA